GCCTCGATCGATAAACCCGGCTCCATCTCGAGCGCGAGGCGCACCGCCTTGAGGAGCCTCAAGGACTTCTTCTCGCCGAGGCCGTGGAGCAGCTGCCCCGCGAGGAGCGCGCGGAAGACGGCCGGCGCGGCGCCGCGTTCCTCGGGCGTGAGGTCCGCGTTCCGCGGGGCCACGCGCAGGCCGTCGCGCTCGCGCGGCACGACCTCGCCGAGGATCTCGGGGCCCGCGCCCAGCTCGCGCAGCCGCTCGACGGCGCCCACGCCTACTTCTTCGAGCCGCGCGGCACGTAGATCTGCGTCCCGCGGAACGGACGGGTGATCTGAGCGATGAGGTCGTCGAGGTCGCCCTTTCGCTCGACGAAGTCGATTTCGTTCGTCTCGACGACGAGGAGCGGGCCGTCGCGGTAGTGGTAGAAGAAGTAGTTGTAGGCCTCGACGAGCGACTTGAGGTACTCGGCCGAGATGCCCTTCTCGAACGCACGCCCGCGCTTCTTGATGCGCGAAAGGCACGTGTCCACGGACGCCGTGAGGTGGACGACGAGGTCCGGGCGG
This Acidobacteriota bacterium DNA region includes the following protein-coding sequences:
- a CDS encoding pantoate--beta-alanine ligase, with product MGAVERLRELGAGPEILGEVVPRERDGLRVAPRNADLTPEERGAAPAVFRALLAGQLLHGLGEKKSLRLLKAVRLALEMEPGLSIEALDVVDAMTLRPVEKINGPAVLIAAAWAGKVLLADSVRLDASR